The nucleotide window TGGTCCATTTCAGTTGCTTGTAAGGGAGGGCTAGTAATTGGCAAAAATCTTAATAGTGGATGATGAAGAGAATATGCGTCAATTAATCGAAATGTTCCTTTCGAAAGCAGGCTTTGAAACAGTGACAGCCTGTAATGGAACTGACGCATATCATGTCTTAACACAGCAACAAATAGATCTAGTACTACTAGATATAATGATGCCAGGAGAAAATGGTTTTATTGTTTGTGAAACGGTTCAAGCAATTACAAAGGTACCGGTCATTTTCCTTACAGCACTTGATGCCAATGAAGATAAGGTAAGGGGCTTGACGATTGGTGGAGATGATTATATTGTAAAGCCCTTTGCAGCAGATGAATTAATTGCTCGTATTCAAGCGGTGTTACGAAGAACAGGTATGACAACTGTACAAGCAGCAGTTAACTACTTACAATGTGGCGTTATTAAAATGGATGAAGTGTCCCGTAAAGTATATATTGGAGGGGAAGTAGTGGCACTCACATTAAAGGAGTTCGAGCTACTGCATTTATTTATGCAAAATCCAAATAACGTTTATTCTCGTGAACAGTTGTTAGAGCGAATATGGGATTTGAATTATGCAGGTGGTACACGTACAGTTGATACACATATAAAAACACTTCGTATAAAATTAAGTAAAAAGTCAAAGGAAGCGAGCGAATACATTCAAACTGTATGGGGAATTGGCTATCGCTTTGAAAAAATATCATGAAAAAGCTGTCATCAAAAATTTGGTTGCTTATCGTGTTATTTTTAAGTGCTACAGTTTTATTTATGTACATATTCACGAATTTTTTATATGAACAGTTGTATGTTGAAGATACTAAATCAACGATGGTAGAAGTTGGTGATAAACTGCAATCAATCTATAAAGGTGGAAAGGTTTCAGATGAATTAATTGCTCAAATTGAGGATTATGCAGCTTATTCAAACTTTGAAATTTTTGCCGTACGTAACCCACGGGAATTAAGTGCATGTGTACCATTTGATATTGATTATGATACATTAATTGGTCCTGACGAACGTAGGCAGCTTATTGCTGGCCGAGAGGTAATAAAAATTGGCTATGAACCACGATTCGAACGACAAATTATTTCAGTTATTTTACCATTTACAGATCAAAATCGCTTGGAAGGCATTATTTATCTTTACTATCCATTAGCGAAAATTTCAGAGCTCGCAAAAGAAGAAGTAATTTTGCTCATTACAGGAGCGGCTATGTTTTTAATGGTTGCTGCATTTTTCGTTTATTGCGGCATGCGAAAAATATTACGGCCTCTTTCGAATTTACAGCAGGCAGTTCATCAAATGGCGAGTGGAGATTATGGGACAAGGGTAGAGGTTACCTCAAAAGATGAAATTGGGAACTTATCTGCAGCTTTTAATCAAATGGCAAACTCAATTCAAAAAGAAGATGAGGCACAAAAGTCATTTTTAGCGACTGTTTCTCATGAATTACGTACACCAATAAGCTATGTAAAGGGATATAGTGAAGCAATTCAGCAAGGCGTAATTGAAAAAGAAAAGCAAGGGGAAGCGATTCAATTAATCGTTCGAGAGTCAGCCCGAATGGAACGATTGACAAACGAACTAATGCAGCTAGCGCGTAAAGAACAAGCTTTTAATCCTTCCGAAATGGAACCACTTATTTTAGCTGAGACGATTCGAGATGTATTAACTTTGTTGGAGCAACAAGCACGAGTAAAAAATATACAGTTTGTTCAAACGCTAGAAGAAGAATTAATTATTATGGGCTTTGAAGAAAAAATGAAACAAGTGTTTATTAATACTATTGAAAATGCTATTCGTTATTCAAATGATGGTGGTTCCATTTATATTGAATCGAATGAAATTAGCAAAAGTGCTTCAATTACCATCAGAGATGAAGGAATAGGTATACCGAATGAGGATTTACCTTACGTAACAGAACGTTTTTATCGTGTGAATAAAGCACGCAGTCGTTCGGATGGTGGTAGCGGGCTAGGATTATCAATTGTTGATCAAATTATTAAGCAGCATAACGGCAGCTTAACAATACAAAGTGAATTAAATATCGGAACGAGCGTGAACATTACGCTCCCATTAATGGAGGAATAAACATGAAAAAGTGGCTTTACAGTGCAGTATTAGTACCTTTTTTATTATTTGGTTGTAGCAATGAAGAAGTAGAAGTGGATACATTAGATAATGGTGTAATGCCGGCAGAAGTAGTTGTAGAAATTCAAACACCGGAGAAACTAAATGTGAATGAAGATGTTGAACTAACTGCAAAAGTTACGCAAAATAATGAGGCGGTTAATGATGCGGATGAAGTGAAATTTGAGGTGTGGGAATCGGGTCTCCGTGATGACGGACAAATGCTTGACGGAA belongs to Solibacillus sp. FSL R7-0682 and includes:
- a CDS encoding response regulator transcription factor; amino-acid sequence: MAKILIVDDEENMRQLIEMFLSKAGFETVTACNGTDAYHVLTQQQIDLVLLDIMMPGENGFIVCETVQAITKVPVIFLTALDANEDKVRGLTIGGDDYIVKPFAADELIARIQAVLRRTGMTTVQAAVNYLQCGVIKMDEVSRKVYIGGEVVALTLKEFELLHLFMQNPNNVYSREQLLERIWDLNYAGGTRTVDTHIKTLRIKLSKKSKEASEYIQTVWGIGYRFEKIS
- a CDS encoding FixH family protein; the encoded protein is MKKWLYSAVLVPFLLFGCSNEEVEVDTLDNGVMPAEVVVEIQTPEKLNVNEDVELTAKVTQNNEAVNDADEVKFEVWESGLRDDGQMLDGKLTEDGVYVVDYTFDHDGVYYMFAHTTARGLHVMPKQKLIVGNPDMSKVLEDTSSKTMDHDTSDSEGHNEEEKEEDHNH
- a CDS encoding sensor histidine kinase, with protein sequence MKKLSSKIWLLIVLFLSATVLFMYIFTNFLYEQLYVEDTKSTMVEVGDKLQSIYKGGKVSDELIAQIEDYAAYSNFEIFAVRNPRELSACVPFDIDYDTLIGPDERRQLIAGREVIKIGYEPRFERQIISVILPFTDQNRLEGIIYLYYPLAKISELAKEEVILLITGAAMFLMVAAFFVYCGMRKILRPLSNLQQAVHQMASGDYGTRVEVTSKDEIGNLSAAFNQMANSIQKEDEAQKSFLATVSHELRTPISYVKGYSEAIQQGVIEKEKQGEAIQLIVRESARMERLTNELMQLARKEQAFNPSEMEPLILAETIRDVLTLLEQQARVKNIQFVQTLEEELIIMGFEEKMKQVFINTIENAIRYSNDGGSIYIESNEISKSASITIRDEGIGIPNEDLPYVTERFYRVNKARSRSDGGSGLGLSIVDQIIKQHNGSLTIQSELNIGTSVNITLPLMEE